The Thalassophryne amazonica chromosome 8, fThaAma1.1, whole genome shotgun sequence genome includes a window with the following:
- the zgc:153031 gene encoding dihydrofolate reductase translates to MERKHEDGSVHRKPVRLIAAACNGMGIGKNGNLPWNLPAEFQYFLTSVSRVSRPGRMNMLVFGRLSWFSCPESLFPMPNVLHVVLSKTLSSVPDHAHFVCQDFESATRLASQLPLADLIETIWVAGGTRVYEDALMHPWCDLIYLTDIMADFDCDVFFPQFDRSVFKVQDSFPGVPTGIQEENGIKYKFQVYKKEICEAVSSQ, encoded by the exons ATGGAAAGGAAGCACGAGGACGGCAGCGTGCATCGGAAGCCTGTCCGCCTCATAGCGGCGGCCTGTAACGGCATGGGGATCGGGAAGAACGGAAACCTGCCGTGGAATTTACC AGCTGAGTTCCAGTACTTTCTGACAAGTGTCAGCAGAGTGTCACGACCAG GAAGGATGAATATGTTGGTATTTGGCAGACTGAGTTGGTTTTCCTGCCCGGAAAGTCTATTCCCAATGCCCAATGTTCTTCATGTGGTGCTGAGTAAAACACTGAG CTCTGTTCCCGATCACGCTCACTTTGTGTGTCAGGACTTTGAGAGTGCAACCCGACTGGCATCACAGCTGCCCCTCGCTGACCTCATAGAGACCATCTGGGTTGCAGGTGGAACTCGGGTGTACGAG GATGCCCTGATGCACCCCTGGTGTGACCTGATTTACCTGACGGACATCATGGCCGATTTCGACTGTGACGTGTTCTTCCCTCAGTTTGACAGGAGTGTGTTTAAAGTGCAAGACAG TTTTCCTGGCGTACCAACGGGAATTCAGGAAGAGAACGGCATCAAGTACAAATTTCAAGTCTACAAGAAAGAAATTTGTGAGGCGGTGTCGAGTCAGTAA